The Myxococcales bacterium nucleotide sequence GGAGCGTGATCAGATCGCGCACGACCTCGTCGTCGGACCCGTCGTAGAACTCGGCGAGCTCCGTGCGCGACAGCCGGCCGTCCTGGTCGCGATCGATCAGCTTGTCGATGGTCTCGTCGTCGCAGAACCGCCCCATCGCCGAGCCGTCGATCAACGTGAACGGCGAGGGCGTGTCGTCGCCGGGCTTGCCCTCGAACCAGCGCTGGGTCGAGAAGATCTCGAAGTGGAGCTGGGGCTCCTCGAGATCGCCGGGGCCGACCGTGCCGACCCGGCCGATGACCGCGCCGGCGTCGAGGACCTCGTCGTAGCCCTTCACCCCGACCTCGGGATCGAGGTCCGTGCTCTCGCCGCTCATCCACGACGGCGGCTCGGCGCTGTTGGACTCGTCGGCCAGGTGCATGAACAGCGAGTAGACCCGCACCGCCTGCGACGCGACGTTGAGGTCGTGGCGCATGAGCACGAAGTTGTTCGAGCCGATGTCGGTGCTGCCGCCCATGCGCGCGGCGATCACGCGGCCCGCGAACGGCGCGTAGACCGGGCCGTCGGCCTCGGCCGGCAGGTGCACGCCGCCGTGCCACAGGCGGGTCGCGCCCCAGGGGCCGACCGGGAAGAACCCCGCCTTGGCGCTCAGCTCGCTGGCGTCGTAGTACGGCTGGATCGCCGCCGGCAGCTCGGCCGGGGTCTCGGGGATGACCGCCTTGTCGCCGCCCTTGGCGCCGGCGACCCGCACCGGGAACACCCGCTGGCCGCGCAGCTTATCGATCCACTTCTTGAAGTCGAACGGCCCCGGATCCCACTTGCGGGTGGTCAGGTGGTAGTGGCCGCAGAACCCGGCGAACGACGACGCCGGGTAGCTGTCGCCGGTCGGGCTGACCGGGCCCAGCGTGCCCCAGGCCGGCTTGGTCGGGAGCTGCGGGTCGCGGGGGTACTCGAGCGCGAGGTTCGGTAGATACTTCGCCAGCACCTGGGCCAGGTTGTAGAAGGCCTGGTACTGCATCTCGGTGAAGTCGAACGACTTCATCTTGTGGCCGTTGATGAAGTAGTCGTCGGAGATAGGGTGCTTGACCGCGGCGGTGGCGTAGTAGTCGGGGTTGTCGAGGATGCCGCGGTTGCAGAACTCGACGCCGATCGAGTCGGTGTTGTAGGCGGCGGCGTGGTAGCCCATCAGCGCCAGATCGAGGGTCTGGTAGATCGTGCCGTCGTTGTCGATGAGGAAGTGGCACGACAGGCCGCGCTCGTTCTGGAGCACGTTCCAGCACACCTCCGACGAGTTGACGCCGTCGTGGTGCAGCACGAACTTCTTGATGACCGCCTGGGTCGCGGTCAGCGACGGCCGCGGCATGCGCCGCAGCGCCGGCCGGGTGCTGTACCGGTTCAAGCCCGTGTTCTTCGCGTTGGCGCCGTTGGCGCCCACCCCCGGGATGGCCACGAGCGTGCCGTGGTCGAGGCGTCCCGTGATCCGACCCGCGAACGCGGAGTTCCACCCGGTCTGGTTCCAGGTCTTGAAGGCGTCCCCGAAGTCGGGGCCCACCTCCTCACCGGCGATGATCAGCTTGGCCATGATTCAGTGCTCCTACTGCTGCCAGAACCGGAGGTCGGTGGAGCCCAGGCGCACGGTCATGCCCGGGAACAGGCGCACGGTGGTCACCCGGTTGCCGTTGGCGAAGGTGCCGTTGGTCGAGCCCAGATCGGTCAGGGTCCAGGTGGCGCCGTCGAAGGTGATCTGCGCGTGGTGCGTCGACGCGGTGCTGTCGTGGGCCAGCGACAGGTGGCTGCCCGGCGCCTTGCCGAGGGTGAACCCGTGGTGGAGCGGGACCTGGCGGCCGTTCTCGGGGCCGCCGAGCACGATCAGCACCGGGCCGCCGGGGACCGGCGCGGGGGCCGGCGCCGGGGCGTGGCCGGGCGCCGCCGCGACCGCCATGGGCAGCGGTGCGGCGATGGCGGGGCCTGCGCCACGTCGGCGCGCGATCGCGCGGCCGCCGAGGCCCACGACGACGATGCCGAGCACGCCGCCCAGGGCGATCAGGATCCAGCGCAGCGAGCCGCCGCCCGATCGCCGCTTGTGGGCCACGCACTGATCGCGCACGCAGTACTGGTCGGCGTCGCAGGTGTCCTTGACGCAGCGCGGGCCCGGCACCTTGACCTCGGCCGTGAGCGGGGAGCCCGCGTTGTCGATCGAGACCACGAGCTTCTTGCCGCTGACCTCCTCGACCGGGGCCAGCGCGGTCAGCACGTACTGGTTCGCGAGCTGA carries:
- a CDS encoding N-acetylmuramoyl-L-alanine amidase; the encoded protein is MAKLIIAGEEVGPDFGDAFKTWNQTGWNSAFAGRITGRLDHGTLVAIPGVGANGANAKNTGLNRYSTRPALRRMPRPSLTATQAVIKKFVLHHDGVNSSEVCWNVLQNERGLSCHFLIDNDGTIYQTLDLALMGYHAAAYNTDSIGVEFCNRGILDNPDYYATAAVKHPISDDYFINGHKMKSFDFTEMQYQAFYNLAQVLAKYLPNLALEYPRDPQLPTKPAWGTLGPVSPTGDSYPASSFAGFCGHYHLTTRKWDPGPFDFKKWIDKLRGQRVFPVRVAGAKGGDKAVIPETPAELPAAIQPYYDASELSAKAGFFPVGPWGATRLWHGGVHLPAEADGPVYAPFAGRVIAARMGGSTDIGSNNFVLMRHDLNVASQAVRVYSLFMHLADESNSAEPPSWMSGESTDLDPEVGVKGYDEVLDAGAVIGRVGTVGPGDLEEPQLHFEIFSTQRWFEGKPGDDTPSPFTLIDGSAMGRFCDDETIDKLIDRDQDGRLSRTELAEFYDGSDDEVVRDLITLHVSEWAPEPEWAEELKSRPQQFTKKTPKTQKRRPRGADDDDEDLDIDKMVKDQLAPFTWWTDAVAKGLGLPASGTVYHYHPLRFIEYANAAHSNTKTNVTTTTVGIDDNEDVAGDFGYVPEPPPPPSDLHLKLENLVDGYEGDVPPP